A section of the Flavobacterium ardleyense genome encodes:
- a CDS encoding DUF2262 domain-containing protein: MNSQNLLPEKIEKTWNYNLMEMLEQARNGNPSNLNEYLNEFAPLVAVNTTNSVLLTLRKFDSQNLDGKQTVRNCPPAGENFQYGVTITRVSDQGNSQNNIILPKNNKYVGLKILDNQIEIFREDAEPITTNIAEVLDKLQFFNSFTDRDLDDAFSSLSNKKYQDNEDSKSEVKNLLLTIPSIGPLIYNEDFEWYEGIFTSDEIAFDVNVYNTTAEKLNYLMAFVDHQIENAFYKNMLSAIEDEMVKLKNDTWLEVNEITKETETEITPENFRKRVSIDTIIFNDNFSSQIYCHDDDIFWGHQIQISVDKDGKYAGVNLVG; the protein is encoded by the coding sequence ATGAATTCTCAAAACCTTCTTCCTGAAAAAATAGAAAAAACTTGGAATTATAATTTAATGGAGATGTTAGAGCAAGCTCGAAACGGTAATCCAAGTAATCTTAATGAGTACCTTAACGAATTCGCTCCTCTAGTAGCTGTAAATACGACAAACTCTGTTTTATTGACCTTAAGAAAATTTGATTCGCAAAATTTAGATGGAAAACAAACAGTACGCAACTGTCCACCGGCAGGAGAGAATTTTCAATATGGCGTAACCATCACTAGGGTATCAGATCAAGGGAATTCTCAGAATAATATCATCTTACCCAAAAATAATAAATATGTAGGATTAAAAATTCTTGACAACCAAATTGAAATTTTCAGGGAAGATGCAGAGCCTATAACAACCAATATAGCTGAAGTTCTAGATAAACTGCAATTTTTTAATTCTTTTACTGATCGTGACCTTGACGATGCATTTTCGTCATTATCAAACAAAAAATATCAAGACAACGAAGATAGTAAGTCAGAGGTCAAAAATCTTTTACTTACAATTCCCTCAATTGGCCCGTTAATTTACAATGAGGACTTTGAATGGTACGAAGGAATATTTACATCTGATGAAATTGCATTTGATGTAAATGTTTACAACACAACTGCAGAGAAGTTAAATTATTTGATGGCATTTGTTGATCATCAAATAGAAAATGCTTTTTATAAAAACATGTTATCGGCTATTGAAGATGAAATGGTAAAATTAAAAAATGACACGTGGCTCGAAGTAAATGAGATTACAAAAGAAACTGAAACGGAAATTACTCCCGAAAATTTTCGAAAAAGAGTGTCAATAGACACCATTATTTTTAATGATAACTTTTCTTCACAAATTTACTGTCACGACGATGATATTTTTTGGGGTCATCAGATACAGATAAGTGTGGATAAAGATGGGAAATATGCCGGGGTGAATTTGGTGGGATAG